A stretch of the Streptococcus himalayensis genome encodes the following:
- a CDS encoding DUF1129 domain-containing protein, producing the protein MSINLNELTKKNQEFIHTATKQLIHEGKNNQEIEALLETILPTILENQKKGIPARGLFGSPTAWALEQVKPAGAEKAPENESPFLMWVDTSLLILAFFAVVQGLVSLLSSQPEIYGLTTILSSSAVGGLVFYAMYHYVYRFMGQDRSKRPPLWKSFLILTACTLLWILAFSITSLLPAVINPVLPNLGLVLVGVLAFGSRYLLKKKYNIKSTIQSSRIQS; encoded by the coding sequence ATGTCAATTAATCTTAACGAATTAACCAAAAAAAATCAGGAATTTATCCACACTGCCACTAAGCAACTCATTCACGAAGGAAAAAACAACCAAGAAATCGAAGCACTTCTGGAAACGATTTTACCAACCATTTTGGAAAACCAGAAAAAGGGCATTCCTGCCCGCGGACTTTTTGGTTCCCCAACGGCTTGGGCTTTGGAGCAAGTCAAGCCAGCTGGTGCCGAAAAAGCTCCTGAAAATGAAAGCCCATTTCTCATGTGGGTAGATACATCCTTATTGATTTTAGCCTTTTTTGCTGTCGTACAAGGTTTGGTTTCCCTATTGTCTTCACAACCTGAAATCTATGGTTTAACGACCATTCTCAGCTCTAGTGCTGTGGGTGGTCTAGTCTTTTATGCCATGTATCACTATGTCTATCGCTTTATGGGGCAAGACCGTTCCAAACGTCCACCACTTTGGAAATCCTTCCTCATTCTCACAGCTTGTACCCTCCTTTGGATATTAGCCTTCTCTATCACTAGCCTACTACCTGCTGTTATCAATCCTGTACTTCCAAACCTTGGCTTGGTTCTAGTCGGAGTACTTGCCTTTGGTAGCCGTTACCTACTCAAGAAAAAATACAATATCAAGAGTACAATCCAATCCAGTCGCATTCAATCCTAA
- a CDS encoding magnesium transporter CorA family protein: protein MRQIFLSTTTEFREVESLEPGTWINLVNPSQSESIEVANAYNIDLADLRAPLDAEEMSRIVIEDDYTLIIVDVPVVEERNNKTYYVTIPLGIVITDDVIVTTCLEPLPLLDSFINRRLRNFYTFMRSRFVFQMLYRNAEIYLAALRTIDRKSEQIESQLHQATRNEELIELMELEKTIVYFKASLKTNERVVKKLTGSSSIIRRYVEDDDLLEDTLIETQQAIEMADIYGNILHGMTETFATIVSNNQNTIMKTLALMTMVLEIPTMIFSAYGMNFKDNEIPLNGLPHAFWLIIFISFAISFSLTVYFIKKRWF from the coding sequence ATGAGACAAATATTTTTATCAACCACAACAGAGTTTAGAGAAGTTGAGTCCCTAGAACCTGGAACCTGGATTAACCTAGTCAACCCTTCCCAGAGCGAATCCATTGAAGTCGCAAATGCCTATAATATCGATCTCGCAGACCTGCGAGCACCGCTTGACGCCGAAGAGATGTCTCGTATCGTCATCGAGGATGACTACACTCTCATTATCGTCGATGTCCCTGTGGTTGAGGAGCGTAATAACAAGACCTACTATGTGACCATCCCTCTAGGAATCGTCATTACAGATGATGTCATCGTAACGACTTGTTTGGAGCCCTTGCCCTTGCTCGATAGCTTTATCAATCGTCGTCTGCGGAATTTCTATACCTTTATGCGTTCTCGCTTTGTTTTTCAAATGCTGTACCGCAATGCCGAAATCTACTTGGCAGCCCTACGAACGATTGACCGAAAAAGCGAGCAAATCGAAAGTCAACTCCATCAAGCCACTCGAAATGAAGAATTGATTGAGCTGATGGAACTAGAAAAAACAATCGTCTATTTCAAGGCTTCCCTCAAGACGAACGAACGCGTAGTCAAAAAATTGACGGGTTCTTCCAGTATCATCCGACGCTATGTTGAAGACGATGATTTGCTGGAAGATACCTTGATTGAAACCCAACAGGCCATCGAAATGGCTGATATTTATGGGAATATCTTGCACGGCATGACCGAAACCTTTGCGACTATCGTCTCCAATAATCAAAATACAATCATGAAAACCCTGGCCCTGATGACCATGGTTCTAGAAATTCCAACCATGATTTTCTCAGCTTATGGTATGAACTTTAAAGACAATGAGATCCCGCTCAACGGCCTACCACACGCCTTCTGGCTCATTATTTTTATCTCCTTTGCCATCAGCTTTTCACTCACTGTCTATTTCATCAAGAAAAGATGGTTTTAA
- the uvrA gene encoding excinuclease ABC subunit UvrA, translating into MQDKIVIHGARAHNLKNIDVTIPRDKLVVVTGLSGSGKSSLAFDTIYAEGQRRYVESLSAYARQFLGNMEKPDVDSIDGLSPAISIDQKTTSKNPRSTVGTTTEINDYLRLLYARIGTPYCINGHGAITASSVEQIVNQVLELPERQRLQVLAPIIRKKKGQHKTIFEKIQKDGYVRVRVNGEIYDVTEVPELSKSKKHDIEVVVDRIVIKEGIRSRLFDSVEAALRIAEGYVIIDTLDEQEMLFSEHYACPLCGFTVPELEPRLFSFNAPFGSCSECDGLGMKLEVDLDLVVPDSTKTLREGALAPWNPISSNYYPQMLEQAMAEFGIDMDTPFEELTDDEKNLIFYGSAGKEFHFHYENEFGGIRDIDIPFEGIVTNISRRHHETSSDFTRTQMRTYMNELTCATCHGYRLNDQALSVRIGGEKGLHIGELSDLSIADHLEVVENLTLTDNQATIAKPIVKEIHDRLSFLKNVGLNYLTLSRSAGTLSGGESQRIRLATQIGSNLSGVLYILDEPSIGLHQRDNDRLIESLKKMRDLGNTLIVVEHDEDTMREADYLIDVGPGAGVFGGQIVAAGTPKQVARNSKSITGQYLSGKRKIAVPSERRVGNGRFIEIKGAAQNNLQNITAKFPLGKFIAVTGVSGSGKSTLINSILKKALAQKLNRNSEKPGKFKSITGIEHVDRLIDIDQSPIGRTPRSNPATYTGVFDDIRDLFAQTNEAKIRGYKKGRFSFNVKGGRCEACSGDGIIKIEMHFLPDVYVACEVCHGTRYNSETLEVHYKEKNIAQVLDMTVNDAVEFFKHIPKIERKLQTIKDVGLGYVTLGQPATTLSGGEAQRMKLASELHKRSTGKSFYILDEPTTGLHTEDIAKLLTVLARFVDDGNTVLVIEHNLDVIKTADHIIDLGPEGGVGGGMIIATGTPEEVAANEASYTGQYLKGKLEDAYE; encoded by the coding sequence ATGCAGGATAAAATTGTGATTCATGGGGCTCGTGCCCATAATTTGAAAAACATTGATGTGACGATTCCAAGAGATAAGTTGGTCGTGGTGACAGGCTTATCTGGCTCTGGGAAGTCCAGTCTAGCCTTTGATACCATTTATGCAGAAGGGCAACGTCGGTATGTGGAGAGTTTGTCAGCCTATGCTCGGCAATTCTTGGGCAATATGGAAAAGCCAGATGTGGATTCGATTGATGGTTTGAGTCCTGCCATTTCTATTGACCAAAAAACAACCAGTAAAAATCCTCGTTCAACAGTAGGAACAACGACCGAAATTAATGATTATCTGCGACTTCTTTATGCACGAATTGGAACGCCTTACTGTATCAATGGTCATGGAGCGATTACTGCTTCGTCCGTTGAGCAGATTGTAAATCAGGTTTTGGAATTACCAGAACGTCAACGTTTGCAGGTGTTGGCTCCGATTATTCGCAAGAAAAAAGGGCAGCATAAGACGATTTTTGAAAAAATTCAAAAAGATGGCTACGTCCGTGTTCGGGTGAATGGTGAGATTTATGATGTGACAGAGGTTCCTGAGCTGTCAAAGAGCAAAAAGCATGATATTGAGGTTGTGGTCGATCGGATAGTCATTAAAGAAGGTATTCGTAGTCGTTTGTTTGACTCGGTGGAAGCTGCACTTCGGATTGCGGAAGGTTATGTGATTATTGATACCTTGGATGAGCAGGAAATGCTTTTCTCAGAGCATTATGCCTGTCCGCTTTGTGGATTTACGGTGCCGGAGCTAGAGCCACGCCTCTTTTCTTTCAATGCTCCCTTTGGCTCTTGTAGTGAATGCGATGGTCTTGGGATGAAGCTAGAGGTGGATCTTGATTTGGTGGTACCAGATAGTACAAAGACCTTGCGAGAAGGAGCTCTGGCCCCTTGGAATCCAATTTCATCGAATTACTATCCACAGATGTTAGAACAAGCCATGGCTGAATTTGGCATTGATATGGATACTCCTTTTGAAGAGTTGACGGACGATGAGAAAAACTTGATTTTCTATGGTTCAGCTGGGAAAGAGTTCCATTTTCATTATGAAAATGAATTTGGGGGAATTCGAGATATTGACATTCCTTTCGAGGGCATTGTGACCAATATTAGCCGTCGTCATCATGAAACGAGTAGTGATTTTACCCGAACACAAATGCGGACCTATATGAATGAGCTAACCTGTGCGACTTGCCATGGCTACCGCTTGAATGATCAGGCTTTGTCTGTTCGCATTGGTGGTGAAAAGGGGCTCCATATCGGGGAGTTATCGGATTTGTCCATTGCAGATCATTTGGAAGTGGTGGAAAATCTTACACTGACGGACAATCAAGCAACGATTGCAAAGCCGATTGTGAAGGAAATTCACGACCGTCTCTCTTTCCTAAAAAATGTAGGTCTGAATTATTTAACCCTCTCTCGCTCGGCAGGGACCTTGTCAGGGGGAGAAAGCCAGCGAATTCGTTTGGCAACACAGATTGGCTCCAATCTTTCAGGTGTGCTGTATATCTTGGATGAGCCGTCGATTGGGCTTCATCAGCGAGACAATGACCGCTTGATTGAGAGTTTGAAAAAAATGCGTGATTTAGGCAATACCCTTATTGTGGTGGAGCATGATGAGGATACGATGCGGGAAGCAGATTATCTGATTGATGTAGGCCCTGGAGCAGGTGTTTTTGGAGGGCAGATCGTTGCAGCAGGAACGCCGAAGCAGGTCGCTAGAAACAGCAAATCGATTACAGGGCAATACTTGTCTGGCAAACGTAAGATTGCCGTTCCGAGTGAGCGTCGTGTTGGAAATGGTCGTTTTATCGAAATCAAGGGAGCTGCCCAAAATAATCTCCAAAATATTACGGCTAAATTTCCACTGGGCAAGTTTATTGCGGTTACAGGTGTGTCTGGCTCAGGAAAATCAACCTTGATTAACTCGATTTTGAAAAAAGCGTTGGCCCAAAAGCTGAATCGTAATTCAGAAAAACCAGGGAAATTCAAATCCATCACAGGAATTGAACATGTGGATCGCTTGATTGATATTGACCAGAGTCCTATCGGTCGAACACCTCGTTCCAATCCAGCGACCTATACAGGTGTTTTTGACGACATTCGTGATTTATTTGCCCAGACCAATGAAGCCAAGATACGAGGCTATAAGAAAGGGAGATTTTCTTTCAATGTTAAAGGTGGGCGTTGCGAGGCTTGTTCAGGGGATGGAATTATCAAGATTGAAATGCACTTTTTACCAGATGTGTATGTAGCTTGTGAGGTCTGTCACGGGACACGCTACAATAGCGAAACGCTGGAAGTTCATTACAAGGAGAAAAATATTGCCCAGGTTCTTGATATGACGGTCAATGATGCTGTCGAATTTTTCAAGCACATTCCCAAAATTGAGCGTAAACTCCAAACCATCAAGGATGTTGGACTGGGCTATGTAACTTTGGGACAGCCCGCAACGACCCTCTCAGGAGGAGAAGCGCAGCGGATGAAACTAGCGAGTGAGCTCCACAAACGCTCGACAGGCAAGAGCTTTTATATCCTCGATGAGCCAACGACTGGTCTCCATACAGAAGATATTGCAAAACTTCTCACAGTTTTGGCACGCTTTGTTGATGACGGAAATACGGTACTGGTTATTGAGCATAATCTGGATGTGATTAAGACTGCAGACCATATCATCGATTTGGGTCCAGAAGGCGGTGTCGGCGGTGGTATGATTATCGCAACAGGAACACCAGAAGAAGTAGCTGCAAACGAAGCCAGCTATACAGGACAGTATTTGAAAGGAAAACTAGAAGATGCATACGAATAG
- a CDS encoding M24 family metallopeptidase produces MHTNRLEKLRHQMMETGTPALLITNLKNIYYLTGFWGSAGTVLITADRQVLITDDRYITYAQSVVKDFEVVSERDELAVVAKVLKDSHISELAFEDEVSVAYYQAMQTVFEGMHLVPTSNLVMNLRMMKDETEIATIQRACQISDQAFLDALDFIKPGKTELEVANFLDFRMREMGSEAVSFDTIAASGYRSAMPHGRASEKVIEAGDALTLDFGCIYDHYVSDMTRTIYIGSVSDEEAEIYQTVLAANQALIAAAKAGMEYREFDGVPRRVIEAAGYGPYFTHGIGHGMGLDVHEIPYFSKTATDKIQAGMVLTDEPGIYLEGKYGVRIEDDLLITEDGCKILTLAPKELTVI; encoded by the coding sequence ATGCATACGAATAGACTGGAAAAACTACGCCATCAGATGATGGAAACAGGCACTCCTGCCCTCCTCATCACAAATTTGAAGAATATTTATTATCTGACAGGATTTTGGGGATCGGCAGGAACGGTGCTGATTACGGCGGATCGGCAAGTGTTAATCACCGATGATCGCTACATCACTTATGCCCAGTCCGTGGTCAAGGATTTTGAAGTGGTGTCAGAAAGGGATGAATTGGCTGTTGTTGCTAAGGTTTTAAAAGACAGTCATATCAGCGAGCTGGCTTTTGAGGATGAAGTGTCAGTTGCCTATTACCAAGCCATGCAGACTGTATTTGAAGGAATGCACTTGGTCCCAACGAGCAATTTGGTGATGAATTTGCGGATGATGAAGGATGAGACAGAGATTGCGACCATTCAACGTGCCTGTCAGATTTCGGACCAAGCTTTTTTAGACGCTTTGGACTTTATCAAACCAGGAAAAACAGAGCTTGAAGTAGCGAATTTCCTTGATTTTCGCATGCGGGAAATGGGGTCTGAGGCCGTATCCTTTGATACCATTGCCGCATCGGGTTACCGCTCGGCTATGCCGCACGGACGTGCGTCCGAGAAGGTCATAGAAGCTGGTGATGCTCTGACACTTGATTTTGGCTGTATCTATGACCATTATGTGAGCGACATGACACGTACCATCTATATTGGTTCTGTCAGCGATGAAGAGGCCGAGATTTACCAGACTGTTTTAGCAGCCAACCAAGCCCTGATTGCAGCGGCAAAGGCTGGCATGGAATACCGTGAATTTGACGGAGTTCCTCGTCGGGTGATTGAAGCGGCGGGTTATGGCCCTTACTTTACGCATGGGATTGGTCATGGGATGGGGCTTGATGTCCATGAAATCCCCTACTTTAGTAAAACAGCAACGGATAAAATTCAAGCGGGCATGGTCTTGACCGATGAGCCAGGGATTTATCTGGAAGGAAAGTATGGTGTCCGGATTGAGGATGATCTTTTGATTACAGAAGATGGTTGTAAAATCCTAACCCTAGCACCGAAAGAATTAACTGTGATTTGA
- the efp gene encoding elongation factor P, which yields MIEASKLKAGMTFETADGKLIRVLEASHHKPGKGNTIMRMKLRDVRTGSTFDTSYRPEEKFEQAIIETRPAQYLYQMDDTAYFMDTESFEQYEIPVASVEQELKFILENSEVKIQFYGTEVIGVTVPTTVELVVTETQPSIKGATVTGSGKPATLETGLVVNVPDFIEVGQKLIINTQEGTYVSRA from the coding sequence ATGATTGAAGCAAGCAAACTGAAAGCTGGGATGACATTTGAAACAGCAGACGGGAAATTGATCCGCGTTCTTGAAGCGAGCCACCACAAGCCAGGTAAGGGAAATACTATCATGCGGATGAAATTGCGTGATGTTCGTACAGGTTCAACATTTGATACGAGCTACCGTCCAGAGGAAAAATTTGAGCAAGCGATTATCGAAACTCGTCCAGCTCAATACCTGTACCAAATGGATGATACAGCTTACTTCATGGACACAGAATCCTTTGAGCAGTATGAAATTCCAGTAGCGAGCGTTGAGCAAGAATTGAAATTTATCCTTGAAAACTCAGAAGTGAAAATCCAGTTCTACGGAACAGAAGTAATCGGTGTGACTGTCCCAACAACGGTAGAGTTAGTCGTAACAGAAACACAACCATCTATCAAGGGAGCAACTGTGACAGGATCAGGTAAACCAGCAACGCTTGAAACAGGTCTTGTTGTCAATGTTCCTGACTTTATCGAAGTTGGACAAAAATTGATCATCAATACGCAAGAAGGAACGTACGTTTCTCGTGCATAA
- a CDS encoding Asp23/Gls24 family envelope stress response protein: protein MAVEQLGEIVIAPRVLEKIIAIATAKVEGVHSFANKSMSDSLSKRALGRGVYLHTAENGDLTVDIYLYMEYGVGVPAVAVAIQKAVKSAVHDMAEVSLTAVNVHVAGIVPEKAPKPDFKDLFDEDFLND, encoded by the coding sequence ATGGCAGTTGAACAATTAGGTGAAATCGTTATTGCACCGCGTGTCTTGGAGAAAATCATTGCCATTGCGACTGCAAAAGTAGAGGGAGTTCACTCCTTTGCGAATAAAAGTATGTCAGATAGCTTGTCAAAACGGGCCTTGGGGCGTGGCGTTTATCTTCATACAGCAGAAAATGGAGATTTGACAGTAGACATTTACCTCTATATGGAATATGGAGTTGGTGTGCCAGCTGTTGCCGTAGCAATTCAAAAAGCAGTCAAAAGTGCAGTGCATGATATGGCAGAGGTTAGCCTTACGGCTGTCAATGTCCATGTGGCAGGCATTGTGCCAGAAAAAGCACCAAAACCAGACTTTAAAGATTTGTTTGATGAGGATTTCCTCAATGACTGA
- the nusB gene encoding transcription antitermination factor NusB: MTDVQLETRRDLRERAFQALMAMEYGKDVVEACQFAYLHDRDEEKEMDIPAFLLNLVSGVAQSKDELDESISQHLKEGWTLERLTSVDRNLLRLGVFEITAFNTPQLVAINEAIELAKTYSDEKSSRFINGLLSQFVVDKAEVAE; this comes from the coding sequence ATGACTGATGTACAATTAGAAACAAGACGTGATTTGCGTGAGCGTGCATTTCAAGCATTGATGGCGATGGAGTATGGCAAGGATGTGGTAGAAGCATGTCAGTTTGCCTACCTTCATGACCGTGATGAAGAAAAGGAAATGGATATTCCAGCCTTTCTCCTTAACCTTGTGAGCGGAGTTGCACAGTCAAAGGATGAATTGGACGAAAGTATCAGCCAACATTTGAAAGAAGGCTGGACCTTGGAACGCTTGACCTCCGTTGACCGTAACCTGCTCCGTCTCGGTGTCTTTGAAATCACAGCCTTTAACACCCCACAATTGGTCGCAATCAATGAAGCCATTGAGCTTGCAAAGACTTACTCAGATGAAAAGTCGAGTCGCTTTATCAATGGTCTCTTGAGCCAGTTTGTAGTGGACAAAGCTGAAGTAGCAGAATAA